The sequence TGGGGTCCTTCAACATATGTAGGAAACTCCTGCAGATGTTTTATCAATCTGTGGTCGCTAGCACTCTCATCTATGCTGTGGTGTGCTATCTATTAGTaatatctgatgtttaattatCATTGTTTTCTATAACCTTTTCTATGAACTCTCTTTTTCATAGGTGTTTGGTCATGCTGATTTCACAGCCCCAATATTTAGTGAAAGCTACCGTGAGGTGCACTCCCTCTTCAGACAAACTTTACAAGGCCCCCCTCTACAGCAGCTCACCCAGAACATGTTTGCTAATCTGCAGACAGTTTTATGTGACTCCATGCCAGATGAGTGTGGCTGGAAGGAGGAGGGGTTACAGTGCTTTACCAATCGCATCATGTTCGAGGCCGGGTTCCTTACCATGTTTGGAAAGAGGGCAGGGCTTCTACAGCCGGAGGGAGGGGTAGCTGTTGggacacacatgcagaaggCAAAGCGGGATTTCTTGGCCTTTGACGGGGCATTTCCAGCACTGGCGGCTGGCGTGCCCATCGCTCTGTGTAGGCGAGCTTGGTGGGCGAGGGAAGCATTAGCTGAGGAGCTGCTGCACGTGAAGCTTAATCATAGGATGTGCATCTCAGACCTGATTCAGCGCAGGATGAACGCCTTTGATCGAATGCACTTGGATGAGACTGGGAAAGCACGAACACATGTATGCATGCTCTGGGCATCGCAGGCCAACACCTTGCCAGCTGCCTTTTGGAGTGTCTACTACACGCTGAGGTAGAAAACTCACTTACATATGTGCATTAACACTAGAAAAGCAAATTTTGTCAATATTAGACCTATATTTGTTAAGAGACATTTAACTAATAGCCAAGAAGCTTATGGTAACACAGTTAAATATCAAATTCATCACAAAGGTTAATGTCTATGGGAACTAAAAACCCTTGCGGTGGCTTAGGAGAGCCAAGGACCAGCACCGCTCCCTCTGAtatgtgtgcagtactgacctcTTCTTTGCAACAACAGTGGATTCTCAAGGGGAACCATACAGCATGTGGTCACTCTGTGCCCTGGTTCCTTACTCCACTACTCATGCTGGTTCTTCGACTAAACAGATGATGTCACATTTTACAGTGGCATTAAGGAAAAAGCCCATTTGACCTTCTCCCAGTTACAGCTGTTTGTTTTCGCTGAGCATCTGGCACTTAGAGCTGAGCTTTTGACCTGACTGCAATGTCAGGCTAGCATATTAGACCACTGCTGTGTGCAACTGGAGATCTAGAATGTATGTTTTAAACAATGAAAGTCAGTGGCTTACATTCAGTTTTAAGACTGGGTTAACTAAACAGGCAAATTCAATAACAGATTCATCCTTTTCAAAccttaatatttttgtttacaaaGATCATTTAATATAAGGGCTACATGGAGTAGACCACTTCATAGTCTACTTTTACCAGCAGCTCTTTATTCTGATATTTTTACCAGTGACTTTATAGTCTTTActgcttatgcctagttcacactacacgatttttgccctgattttcgctcgccgactggtcgttgctagatttgccggctcgggagcaactcggggTTCGCTCGCCGATCggaactcggctctcaatcgctatgtgtgaactactcaacaactcgatccgagcggctcgctgaGCGTTTGGTGACCGAAGTGAGATTTGTAGCATGTCAgttatctgaatctgagttacccgactggcaatgagtgctatgtttaacagccaatgagaacgcaagatacggggtgaggggaaacgcaggggagaagttgtaaaaaggtgggacaggggcataatatagtttctatcagaatacatcggcacacactcAAGTTTTACCAGAGGCTTTGCAGTCTGTACTGTTTACCAGCGGCATTGCAGTCTCTACTCTTTACCAATGGGTCAATAGTCTCAACTGTTTCCCAGTAGCTTTGTCGTCTGTATTGTTTCCCAGCAGCTTTGTTGCACTGCTGATCTCTATGGCAGGTGGGCTCGTTACGTCATTTGTCAGTCATTTGATAATTGGCTTAACATTAACATGTCTAATTTAAACACAGTATAACCTGCAGTTTTTTACAGATTGTAATTGATGGTATAGATTAATAGTCAGTATATGTTTGCATGTATTCTTGCTTAGATCTCCAGAAGCTCTTGCTGCAGCTCGTACCGAAATTGATCGAATCTTAAATGAGTGTGACAAACCAATAAACCTCTCCAAGGAGCAGCTGGACTCAATGAGTGTGCTAGGTAAGTCCAGTGGAAGGTAATGATAATTACAATAGCAATTAAGGAATACTGTCATTATAAATTGTCGCTTATATGTAGAACAGCCTCTCATGCTGcggtatttttttaatatttaatatacttgCATTGCATAAATCCACTACAGTTTTCTACACATAATGTCTTTTGTCTTTGTACTTATTAATATGTACaatattatatgtatttttaatacaaaCTAATTTGGTTTTCTTTTATTCAATTTGATCACATTCTAGTTGTCTCCAGTTCCCACTCGTTGAAATCATGTTGCATGCACCGCCTCTTGTGCCACCGCTGACGCtgattaaaaacttttaatacttgttaataacaaaaacaagtaTTATTTGCAGAGCCATCATTAGCAGATACATTTATAGTACAAAGGATTAGCTTTTTTCAGCAATATGGTTGACCTATTCCACTTGGCAAAATGTCTTTTCCCAAAGGTCTAAGGTTTAAGTTAGGATATTTAAGTGGAATTCAGAGGGATTCAAGTCAGCTTGTTTTTAGAAACCAGTTTAAAGTTATTTTGGCTTTGTGAGGTTTAGTCCAGATTTAGTTTTTGGGTTGATGCGAATTAAGGATATGTAATGACCCAGTACTGTCTGCTTAGAGACAGCCCTTTGGGATTGGGAACAAACTAATTACTGCACCTACTGCAGCAATAACTAGTCTTAGAAGCAAACAATTAATGAGGACAATAACAATTATTCTCAGGTGGAAGACGACTTCCTTAGTGTCTTTCCATGCGTAAAAGTGAGCAGTTTTACAAATTTGGGGATCATATTTAAAGTAAGCTAAAaagtctagatcaggggtgtcaaactcattttcaccgagggccacatcagcattatggtggccctcaaagggccgattgtaatgtatcctgctgtgattgcagtctgttgtttttcttggaggtcgaattctgcatttatattgtcctcctttaccacagacacggcctcataacacaagagacgcaccggtttctcttcctgaagcacaaacttgttttcactttcattaaatttcctcctcatgcttaattttcttacttatcttcttgtacattttaggatcatgtgtaaatatgtgtaacatcatctactggcgggctgtgtcactttgcaggtcacaaaatcagcatgcattttgaaagatgcagtttgtttaggattttacagtgtatttttaagacaatcattctgccctcactaatagtttatcccccttgctcagctagacagacagacagacagacagacagacagacagctcccttcagaatacagtcggtttatttgctcgccagctgtgtgatacactgtgtgcatcaaaataaagtaaaaatacaaacaataaaaacaataaagaacttaatacagtaaaagcacacagctgtagtcaagtgttacatctggtacaatatgagatttaaccaaacgtaaaataacgctaacgagtaacgtaacaacagtatttaattacggtaaatttgtaactaaaacgctgtgatatactcactaaacatttacaaacaactgagaatataaacgccactgcttacagacgatgctttggtattatactgaaagataattatttgtatttatttattattgtttacattactgactggcaaggtccttggttcgatccccaggtggggcggtccgggtcctttctgtgtggagtttgcatgttctccccgtgtctgtgtgggtttcctccaaacaTTACTGACTACACTACTTCGCGTtctctttgccgtaaaagtcacatggcttcttagcgaaggttaaagttaattgccatgactacgatgtcacggttgTCTTTTAAAGGCGCCGTTAAATTATTAGGAGTCccgttaaattataagcgcgtctctgtaacgactcgaaccatcacaacaatcatacagtcgttaaaCCTCTCGCGGGCCACTTAAAATGacttggcgggccggatctggcccgcgggccgtgagtttgacacccctggtctaaatTGTTCTTTGCAGCTTgaacaaaaaaatcattttctgAAACTTGGCTCACAGTGTTGGTGTGGGGGTTGGAACTGAAAGATAAAGTTAGATAAAAAACTTGTTCCAGCTGTATGATGCAATAAACCACTACTAGGGGATTCTCCATCCATAAGAAATGTTCCAGTCTGCTGACACTGTGTAGGCAGTAATAAAGAATGATTATTGGTTGCATTCCACATCAGGCTAAAAAACTGAATGGAACCAATATGAAAGTGGGAGGTAAACAATATTAAGAACCTAAGAGAAAGCTCAACAACTCGCTTTTACTTTGAGTGTAACTAAAACCAGTCATTTTCAAATGGCACAGGAATAATGCTGCATTTGTTATGTGACTATAGGGTTTTGTTAAAATGTAGTATCCTTGGGCGCTCAGGTAGTAaaacacactaccacaccagaaagttaagtgggtagcactgtcgcctcacagcaagaaggtcctgggttcgatccccaagtggatTGGTCCAGCTcctttctgtggagtttgcatgttctccctgtgtctgcgtgggtttcctccgggagctctggtttcctcccacagtccaaagacatgcaagtgaggtgaaatggagattcaaattgtccatgactgtgttcgatataaccttgtgaactgatgaatcttgtgtaatgagtaactatcgttcctgtcatgaatgtaaccaaacaaacaaaccagaggCATATTGAACTCGTCggttggaatctcagctctgccaccaggCAAGCTGGGtgctacacaaacaatgattggcttgttgttcaaggggaggtgccagaggggattcctcatagctaatgcaattacgacctctgctggctcatCAATGTTGCCTGCATAGAGACGAGGGATAGTgagtgatcagggtgtgtctctctatacacaaagctgatccgtatatgaactcgcctcttgcaggtaaaaagatgcagtcggctactgcacacgtgtcggagaggacgtgtgttagtcacgactccTTTCAGTCAAAGTGAAGGTCATTATTAGTACGATTAGCACATAAACTGTGCTCCAGGAGCTTCATGGCATGgatttccatggccgagcagctgcatgcaAGCCCTACATCCCCAAGCAAAGTGCCAAAGTAGTGTAAAGCATGCCatcactggactctggagcagtagaAACATGTAGAAACAAGTGACAAATCATGATTCTTTATTTAACAGTCTGGTGAACGAGTTGGGTTTTGCAACTGCCAGGAGAACATTACGTGTTTAACTGCTTTGTGCCAGCAGTATAGTTTGGTCAGGGACAATGCTATGGGGTTGTTTTACAGGGGTTGGCCTAGATGCTTTAGTTTTCagtaaaatgaaatcttcagCACAGCAAGACATTTTGGACAACAGTATTCTTctaactttgtggaaacagtggGCCCTGGTGCACAAAGGCATGGTTGGGTGAGCtgtgtgtggaagaacttgactggcctgcacagagccctgacctcaactctatCGAATACCTTTGGGATGAAATAGAATGGAGATGGAGATCATCTTGTccagcatcagtgtctgacctcacaaatacttTTCTGGGTTAATGGGGAAAACTTCCTATAGTccagccttttcagaagagtggaagctgtATAGTTGTGGGTCTGGGGAACTCCTTAGTAATGCCTATggatttagaatgggatgtcataAAAGCTTCTGTAGGTTTAATTTGTTAGTGTCCCAATAATTTTGtgcttatatatacacagatcaaccataacattaaaaccacctccttgtttctacactcactgtccattttatcagctccacttaccatatagaagcactttgtagttctacaattactgactgtagtccatctgtttctctgcatgctttgttagccccctttcatgctgttcttcaatggtcaggaccaccacaggaccaccacaaaacaggtattatttgggtgttggatcattttcagcactgacatggtggtggtgtgttagtgtgtgttgtgccggtatgagtggataagaaacagcaatgctgatggcatttttaaacacctcactgtcactgctggactgagaatagtccaccaaccaaaaatatccagccaacagcgccccgtgggcagcgtcctgtgaccactgatgaaggtctagaagatgacaaactcgaacagcagcaatagatgaccgatcgtctctgactttgcatctgcaaggtggacactctaggtaggagtgtctaatagagtggacagtgagtggacacggtatttaaaaactcggcgctgctgtgtctgatccaccacctaaataatatttgctctgtagtggtcctgtgggggtcctgaccattgaagaacagcatgaaaggggactaacagagcatgcagagaaactggctacagtcagtaattgtagaactacaaagtgcatctacatggtaagtggagctgataaaacagacagtgagtgtagaaacaaggaggtggttttaatgtcatggctaaTACATGAATGCTATGGCGTCTGGTACAGACTGACAAACGAGCTACTGGGGCCCAAATTTCAGATCATTTCATTCCTGGTGTTGAGGTATTTTCCCCAAGGTCACGTGAAAGGCCTGGCACGTTTGCATCATCTCATTTTTGTCAATGATAGACACTGATTCtatgtttatacatttttaaatatttatattttttgtatgtatttgcagAGAGTTTAATCAAGGAAGCTTTACGTCTGTCAAGTGCCTCCATGATGATCAGAGTTGCAAATGACGACTGCATTCTCACACTTGACTCCGGTCAGACAGCAGCTATAAGAAAAGGAGATTACATTGCTCTCTACCCCCCACTCATACACCAGGACCCTGAGATCTACCCCAATCCCATGGTAAATCCTCAAGAGTTTGGCATAAACTTAATTATTCTCAGAAGCAAAATACtagttatatacatatattctgTGTCGCTCTGGTGATAGAATGGGGAAGAGTATAATACTTATCATGAAGGCTTGTTACTGACTCCTTACACTTTGGCCATAACTTCATTCAACCCCTCCGGCAGGCGCTATAGGTCCATCCACACTAAAACTTTTAGATTCAagagcagtttcttcccacaggccatTTCCCtcctaaatacataaatgacagATAATACAGACCTTGAACGTGACAATATTCACCTGCTGCCAATTGACTAAATattgtagtactcatcctacatgctgtgcactttactgtgtatgaagacccacacatagtccggcccccaccctgcagatacggtggccagttagtatctgctgcaggcactgccaattatgcctgccagatggcacccagctggccggaggcaacaccgagcttcgaaccggggagttcagaaattCGATGCTGGCGAGCTAGcgtaatatcccgctgcgccacatgGGCGCAtggttatatatttttgtgttgtattttttttaaatataattgaaCCCCACTTTTTTTCccaaattttctcccctaatctagtcgtgtccaattaccctgattgcatcctctatactgattcgaccctcaccgctgactgaggatgcctctcaactgacatacgccccctccggcatgtacagtcagtacagactgcattttcacctgcacgagtcgagttcatacaccgacgggcactgtgtacggagggccacacccccatcagcattattcctcagccctgtgcaggcgccatcagtcagccagcaggggccacagtcgcaccagttatgtggacctatgatccgactttttacccctaaccctgaacaacagccaatcgttgttcatgcagtcgcccagcccagtcggaaggcagagctgagattcgatacgatgtattcgaaaccccaactctggtgtgctagcgtactttaccgctgcgccacctgagcgacttatttttgtgtttaatgttcttgtgcattgtctgcagcttgtacattgcttgtatactggaTTATTATACTAGAGAGATCAGCaagaaccaaattccttgtgtgtatccacatacttggccaataaa is a genomic window of Trichomycterus rosablanca isolate fTriRos1 chromosome 4, fTriRos1.hap1, whole genome shotgun sequence containing:
- the LOC134312243 gene encoding cytochrome P450 7A1, translated to MATWILVSLLAVGLSFLFSRVCWSRTRRPKEPPLLKGWLPFLGVVLDYGKNPLGFLQAAQQKYGEVFTCKLAGKYFTFVTDPFSVSTVMRQGKNLDFHKFAMGFSQRVFGHADFTAPIFSESYREVHSLFRQTLQGPPLQQLTQNMFANLQTVLCDSMPDECGWKEEGLQCFTNRIMFEAGFLTMFGKRAGLLQPEGGVAVGTHMQKAKRDFLAFDGAFPALAAGVPIALCRRAWWAREALAEELLHVKLNHRMCISDLIQRRMNAFDRMHLDETGKARTHVCMLWASQANTLPAAFWSVYYTLRSPEALAAARTEIDRILNECDKPINLSKEQLDSMSVLESLIKEALRLSSASMMIRVANDDCILTLDSGQTAAIRKGDYIALYPPLIHQDPEIYPNPMEFKYDRFLDEGGEKRTLFFKNGRQLKHFLVPFGSGASECPGRFFAINEIKQFLMLVLWHYELHLTEPDTPLSPDRTRAGLGILPPSKDVILKYRVRANREII